The proteins below are encoded in one region of Ostrea edulis chromosome 3, xbOstEdul1.1, whole genome shotgun sequence:
- the LOC125676987 gene encoding GTPase IMAP family member 9-like, with product MLYVTLLAVVLYQVSSSYQEAENGCKDQYYSKGSQDIHREVRMLLIGKTGVGKSTTGNTILGFPAFDSKVSATSVTSRTQYNETERFEKKLVVIDTPGLFDTNRTNEELLVEMTKWYALTSPGLHAIILVLQVGRFTEEEQKTVDFFMTAFGEELKNYLIIVFTHKDRLEADGLTIDDFVHTMDDESNLKSLINETKGRYTAIGYKGRQSERENEVRHILSMIDKMGESNGWSYYSNNISKRVEDIMNENERKNMKEQNDKGKTYTEEEVAMLLKAARSNTRVHIINNNQQEDGLFTNLMSTVGAGLLAAASGVGGVIYSTVSYVGGWFGF from the exons ATGCTGTACGTCACTCTTCTCGCTGTCGTTTTGTACCAGGTGTCATCATCCTACCAGGAAGCAGAAAATG GATGCAAAGATCAATATTACAGCAAAGGATCACAAG ataTACACCGCGAGGTGCGCATGTTACTTATTGGAAAAACGGGCGTCGGCAAAAGTACAACTGGAAACACGATATTGGGATTCCCTGCCTTCGATAGCAAAGTCTCTGCCACATCAGTTACTTCTAGGACGCAATACAATGAAACTGAGAGATTCGAGAAGAAGTTGGTTGTTATTGATACGCCAGGTCTGTTTGATACAAATCGAACAAATGAGGAACTTCTCGTGGAAATGACAAAGTGGTATGCCCTAACATCTCCTGGATTGCATGCCATTATCCTGGTACTTCAAGTCGGGCGATTTACAGAAGAGGAACAGAAAACTGTAGACTTTTTCATGACAGCATTCGGAGAAGAATTAAAAAACTATTTAATCATAGTGTTCACTCATAAAGACAGATTAGAAGCTGATGGTTTGACTATTGACGATTTCGTCCACACAATGGATGACGAATCAAACCTAAAATCTCTAATTAATGAAACCAAAGGGAGATACACTGCCATCGGATACAAAGGACGACAAAGCGAGCGTGAAAATGAAGTACGCCATATTCTTTCCATGATCGATAAAATGGGAGAGAGCAACGGTTGGTCATATTACTCCAACAATATTTCTAAAAGAGTTGAAGACATTATGAACGAAAATGAGAGAAAGAATATGAAGGAACAAAACGACAAAGGGAAAACGTACACAGAGGAAGAAGTCGCCATGCTTCTTAAGGCAGCCAGATCCAACACAAGAGTTCATATTATCAACAATAATCAACAAGAGGATGGACTGTTTACAAACCTTATGTCTACTGTAGGTGCTGGGCTTCTGGCCGCGGCTTCAGGTGTTGGAGGTGTGATATATTCAACCGTATCTTACGTTGGTGGCTGGTTTGGATTTTGA